A genomic window from Anthonomus grandis grandis chromosome 2, icAntGran1.3, whole genome shotgun sequence includes:
- the LOC126750705 gene encoding derlin-1, protein MADIGDWYRGIPRFTKAWFTGTVALTLLGRFGLLNPVNLILLYEPLKRFQIWRLVTSVLFYPLSPQTGFHYLINLYFLYTYSRRLEEGTYQGKPADYAFLLMFNWICCVIIGLVAEMPLLMDPMVLSVLYIWCQLNKDVIVTFWFGTRFKAVFLPWVLLGFNLVISGGGVMELIGILIGHLYFFLAFKYPQELGGPALLSTPGFLKNIFPDEIGGVHGFGQAPERPPGVPRGPGVFRGGHNWGSGQVLGGNQ, encoded by the exons atggCTGATATAGGTGACTGGTACCGTGGGATTCCAAGATTCACAAAAGCCTGGTTTACAGGCACAGTAGCCCTAACTTTATTAGGGCGCTTTGGCCTCCTCAACCCAGTTAACCTCATATTGCTTTACGAGCCATTAAAAAGGTTTCAGATATGGAGGCTGGTGACTTCGGTACTGTTTTACCCTCTAAGTCCACAAACTGGGTTtcactatttaattaatttgtatttcttATACACTTACTCGAGGAGATTAGAGGAGGGTACTTATCAAGGAAAACCAGCAGATTATGCATTTTTGCTAATGTTCAATTGGATTTGCTGTGTGATTATTGGGTTGGTGGCAGAAATGCCT CTTCTAATGGACCCAATGGTTCTCTCAGTTCTCTACATCTGGTGCCAGCTGAACAAAGACGTAATAGTGACCTTTTGGTTTGGAACCCGCTTCAAAGCAGTGTTCCTCCCTTGGGTTCTTTTGGGATTCAATTTAGTCATATCAGGAGGAGGAGTAATGGAACTAATAGGTATCCTAATTGGTCACCTATATTTCTTCCTCGCCTTTAAATATCCCCAGGAATTGGGCGGACCGGCTTTACTTTCCACACCGgggtttttaaagaatatatttccGGATGAAATTGGGGGTGTGCATGGGTTCGGGCAGGCACCAGAGAGGCCTCCCGGCGTACCCAGAGGACCTGGTGTGTTCAGGGGGGGTCACAATTGGGGATCAGGGCAGGTGTTGGGTGGGAACCAGTAA